The Schistocerca gregaria isolate iqSchGreg1 chromosome 2, iqSchGreg1.2, whole genome shotgun sequence genome contains the following window.
AAAGATAACGCTTCTCCATTTACATGCCTTAAGTTTCGATAAAGGACAAACGCCATTGTTCAGGAATGAACATTCACTGCTTGGAAACATCATATTATATTAACACAGATGACGGTATATAATGTTAAAAGTGGCTAAATGGAACATTAACACAGTAAAAAGAACAGAAAGCTCCTAATGTCCGATTACAGGATTAGTACCCAGCCTGTGGAACAcagaacatattttaatatttaatagtgtTAAAGAGCGATGGtatatacataaaaccagtattagTCGGATGGAAGTCTTCTTGGAAGGGTTTGTGGAAAGAGCATACAACGCGCTACTGTTCGAATTTTATAGCAGTGATCCACTGAGGGGAGTCATTATCAGGTAGATATGACTGTAGACGTCGAACGAATTCCGGGACGTTCTCCTAGGATCCTAACATATCGGTATAACGCTTTCGAAAACGTCGCAGGCCCCTTGGGGAAATAACATGTGGATCTTTGGATAAAAACCGGATGATGTTGTTTCGTGGTAAGAAAGACTCCTCCTATTCTGTAGGACGGTTATAAAATCCCCCTACAGCCAACTAGATTTAGGTTTGTCATGATTTCATTAAACAGTTTTGGCGAATTCTGTGATGGTGTCTTTGAAATAGTACGGCCGATTTCCAATTGCAGCCTCGTCCAGTAAACTGAACGTTAAACAGCAATATTCCTTCTTTCTTTTAGAAGAAAGGAATCGTTGTCTCGTGAAACCGCGTTGGATAAATTTTGAGAACCTGTGTTCGAAGAAGGCAGTGCGACAATTCTGTCGCCGTCATCATATATGTCACGTAGTGATAATAAAAATAAGGTGAAAGAGATTAAGGTGCGTTGAGAGGCTGTAGGAATTTCTCCCTCTCCCAACACGCGACTGAAATAGGACAAAAAAATGGCTAATATTGgcaccaagtaccctccgccatgcaccttacaGCGGTTTGCGTAATGTATGAGTAAATATAGATATTGCTACAGTACTTGAACATGCACTTACGCGGAAAATTATTGCTAATCTTATAATAATGGACAGAAGCTATATGATGAAACAACAATGAGATAGTCGCTTTCCTAGGAAACGACAGCTCAACAAAGCTGCAGAGGGTAAATAAAGAAACACGCTGCGACCACATTCAGTACAGTTCAGCAGAGGGGAGGTCAGCATggtcgcctccccgtctcgccgcctccccgtatcgccgcctccccgtctcgccgcctccacgtatccccgcctccacgtatcgccgcctccacgcatCGCCACCTCTACTTATCGCCGCTTCCACGTATCGCCgcttccacgtatcgccgcctccacgtatctccgcctccacgtatcgccgcctccccgtatcgccgcctccacgtcttgccgcctccacgtctcgccgcctccccgcctCCCCGCCtcaccgcctccccgtctcgccgcctccccgtctcgccgcctccccgtctcgccgcctccccgtctcgccgcctccacgtctcgccgcctccacgtatcgccgcctccccgtatcgccgcctccacgtctcgccgcctccacgtctcgccgcctccccgcctCCCCGCCtcaccgcctccccgtctcgccgcctccccgtctcgccgcctccccgtctcgccgcctccacgtatcgccgcctccccgtatcgccgcctccacgtctcgccgcctccacgtctcgccgcctccccgcctCACCGCCTCGCCGCCTCACcgcctcgccgcctccacgtctcgccgcctccccgtcacgccgcctccccgtctcgccgcctccccgtctcgccgcctccccgtcacgccgcctccacgtctcgccgcctccccgtctcgccgcctccacgtaaaGCCGCCTCCatgtatcgccgcctccccgtattgccgcctccacgtctcgccgcctccccgtctcgccgcctccccgtctcgccgcctccccgtctcgccgcctccacgtatcgccgcctccacgtatcgccgcctccacgtatcgccgcctccacgtatcgccgcctccacgtatcgccgcttcCCCGTCTCGTCGCTTCTCCGTCTCGTCGCATCAACTTCCCTGCAGTGCACCGAGCTACAGAGTCCTCAGTTCCAATcaaggtttttgggaggttttccttgattgtaaggcgaatgccggaactgtttacctcctcccatcgatacagagatgtaattcatgtaaataataaattgagaaataaatgctataagcgtactttgccttgtctttaatgaatttttatgtaaaGGAACTGAATAATAAATGACAGTGTATAGCTGACTGTTGCTCTGAAGCAGAAAGTTTAGTCTGTTCACATAAACCTAATGGTTTTCAATGGGGTAGGGGAAAAGATAGAAATATAACACAGAAACGAAGAGAGAACAAACATTTGCTCacagagcacagaaaaatgtagtcctatgtgttttcttttacatgtaaatGAAAGAGAACTGATGTTTAACTTAGGTGCATGCAAACATTCAGTGTTAATACGTGAAATATACAACGCTAGTTGTATCTCTATCGTTTCACTGCGTAGTGCTCCACGTACACATTAGTTATTAGGTGGACACATTACTGTAGACATTATCAGTTATTCAGCTGTTCAGCATTCGTTAGTCGCAAGCAATATCTCTGGATTAGGGAATCTGTGGCAGGCTGGCTGATTGCGTTCACGATttattgcacctgaaagatatATGCGTTGCTTTTAGCGTCCACTGTGGTTCTTTATATTTACCAAAAGGCTTAACAACTTATCAGCTAAGCAATATAATCTATGCTGGAACAGTAAGTAGAAAATACCACCAAGATATAACATCGCGGTTaactgattagtgatagtgatctGGTAAACTACGTTCGATCCATATCAGTATGCTGTTGATGAAAGTCTGTGCAACTTATATTCAAATGTAGCTTATTTTTTAACGGTAAGAGGAGtccaaaaatattgttaaatgttgCTCGTTTTAGCTTTTCATTACCTTTGTGAAGATCACGAGATATAATGAGGTACAGGAAGATGTGAAGGATGTTTATTGAGCAGATACTGTGTACAGTGCGAAGAAGGATATTTACTGAGCAGATATTATGTGCAGTGTGAAGACGGCAAACGTATGTTGTACTGTAGTCGTAAAATGGCATTGTAGTAGTCCATATTTCGATCAAATAAGTTATCAACTTTTCAGTGTGCTGCTATGAAGCATTCAGAATGTTGTCCTTCAGTAATAGGGTGTAACACAGCATTTCATTAAGCCCTCATTAAAGAAATTGTTCTTATACTCACATAGTTAGTAGGCTTTCCCACTATATTAAGCCTGAGATTAAGTTGAATCGCAGTACAactctgaaagagaaaattacctaaatttAAGGGATCGTTATGGACAGAACACATGTAACAGAAATTGatgtgaaacactggaattgttctCAAACGCACAAACTGATGCTATGATAAGACTGGTGTAACATAGTGacgcatattttcattaaaaaagtcaatacattacgttgaattttgtacagatcgcttgCTTATCTTTAGGATTTGCGAAAGCAAATTATCGAGTGTCTACTGTTTTATGTACTTAAGCATATGAGCTAGTCCATGACAGTAAAGACGAAGAGtttaatttttgttatggtttgaTTCTCGCGCAGATAAAAAAGTGGTTTCTACAAAGGAAGACCAGACAGCGGGCTGTGCTATGTTACAGGACAGGAAACAATCCTGGCTGTCAAAACTTTCGTGCCTGCTGACAAGATTTTTCAATACTGTAAGTACCAAAGAATTTGAGGCGAACCCACTGCTCGTTACAGAATTCGTAATCCAGAGGAAGTATTTTTAAGATTCTGATAATCCGTAAACGAATGAGTGCAAATATTTTGTAGTTATCATAAATATAACTTAATTTGCAAGGACCTTAGAACATCCGCATTTGTTAATTGAGCTTTTGATTTGTTGCATCGTGTTCATTGGGtcaggaaactaaaatattttgtattcgtaAAAACAACGTGAAGCTATGTTCAGGAGTTAACTTATGAAATCCGTCAACTATATTTAGAATACGTTATTTTATTGTCGAATTAACATTTCGTGTCACAGCTTCATAGTTGACAAAGGATCATCATTGCGGGATCAACCTTTAATATTGTAGTGATTAAGCCGTTCCACTGAACTATGCGGATATTTAGAATACGTTATTTTATTGTCGAATTAACATTTCGTGTCACAGCTTCATAGTTGACAAAGGATCATCATTGCGGGATCAACCTTTAATATTGTAGTGATTAAGCCGCTCCACTGAACTATGCGGATCAGTATCGGATCTATTACAATATTAGTTTCCACAAAGAGAGATTCAGTGACAGCGATACTCTGCAAGCAAAGGTATACTACATGGTGGAGATCACCTTAAACATATTTTCGCCCGCAGATAGAGCGTGGGAAAAATTACTGTAAACCTCCAAATGTACTctgttctctctcttttttctcttgATCCTTGAGCGATACATATGCAGAAGACAGTAGAGTTACTTCCTAAGAATTCTCGAAAACTGATTCTCTAGACATATTCAGTGAAGTTTCAAAACAACAATGTCTCCTTGGCGCCAAAAATCACGATTCAGTTTCACAAAATAGGTCCCATCTCCGTGTGACCTACAATGCCCCATTTACGATAGAGCTttgactttcttcgattttctcagtTAGACAAGCTTTATGAGGGCTTCACACACTGATGTACGACTGCAGAATAACTTGCATTAAGGGGACACGCCCCTGAActggctgcatttttagcattatcttcaccctcataatgcatctgatctataaatgagagatagatGAAAACTCTGAAGTACAATTAGGTctttagtcaaagcatttcccaaaaaatcattgagatatttattatactttggtactgacaacaatatttataatagtataaaacaCAGACCACTACttcactgcggtaccattttctttggaaccactgactgacTGGAAAAAGAGTCGGAGTAaagacaacattcacataaatgttttatgcctccagtttccttccgtaacgctgacctgtgaaaaagacaAGTCATTCATATTACTACAACAAAGATACTTAAAAATATacctcaaatatcaccgacatcatcatcatgttataaatttttcaggaaatagtaggcaagggaggtggcggggtcattctaaatatctgtaccaatttttgtgagtttaacttaggtcatttaggagaaaagtgtacctgaatgctgaaaattcaagttttcggtaaatcgcaaaagaagatttacagatttgttaacttaccactatgctcgtttagaacattccatctgtatactccagttgtcctcctgtttccttatcctccatactctttctcttcattcttttctttatccttgattccttggtagcagcttctgcaccTGTCTCTACTTCGATTACCGGCCGCTTATCAATAGCAATTATAGCTGATGTCATATTCCTTTCCGTCTGGATGTTTAATTTCTTCGTAACATTGAACCTtgaaattgaaaaattattgaatgttgttattgcatccacgacaccaatcttcagcactgtcagcccaactaatacagttttggatattctctcccatatatagctgttgaagctttcatttgcattctgagagagatcatgcatacatttcataagtagatttttatttgccagatccctatattAGACCTAACTAACTGCCTCCATTATAGCAAGTGGTAAGACCTGCTTGTGGGTAGCATTGCTCTGCCAGTAATTACACCACGAATCTTCACCTTTTGGACACATAGCATGCTGTGGGGTTTcgtctgttgacactctgtgaaaccatgttgcccagacaactcgtctcatgttctccaaatctcctacatttctccttattgctagtatataatattgagtcaaagaatcagtttcacttttgtaagacgacctggaccacctatgtgttttccgtcagacagttttcttccactgaagtctttacataattttcctaGCCGAGCTCCCATtgtttttgtacatgcccaacacattcaagcttttctatcagagtgtccccatttggtctgtcattaacaacagtaatgTGTCCTTTACAACCTCCATCTCaaaggtagcctacatacctcacactacaactgatctctgatcttctaaaaatgtttagaactcctttcgtttccatgtttccacttggccGTTAAATTTTTTTACCCAAATATAGgttccaataaatttacttgaacaaccctgacagtggtttgttagacattcataatatagtatcttaccagtttcaataaaagtGGCAGTTACTGCCCCATTcggagaagtatgacctctcttctgccaagatccatcaaatgctgccaca
Protein-coding sequences here:
- the LOC126336019 gene encoding uncharacterized protein LOC126336019; translated protein: MAGLEKRNDSSTKLQRVNKETRCDHIQYSSAEGRSAWSPPRLAASPYRRLPVSPPPRIPASTYRRLHASPPLLIAASTYRRFHVSPPPRISASTYRRLPVSPPPRLAASTSRRLPASPPHRLPVSPPPRLAASPSRRLPVSPPPRLAASTYRRLPVSPPPRLAASTSRRLPASPPHRLPVSPPPRLAASPSRRLHVSPPPRIAASTSRRLHVSPPPRLTASPPHRLAASTSRRLPVTPPPRLAASPSRRLPVTPPPRLAASPSRRLHVKPPPCIAASPYCRLHVSPPPRLAASPSRRLPVSPPPRIAASTYRRLHVSPPPRIAASTYRRFPVSSLLRLVASTSLQCTELQSPQFQSSYCNNRTPCINILLIQMAHQTLCPLISGWKHLYSGQRESEAFPP